One Mesorhizobium loti genomic window carries:
- a CDS encoding GtrA family protein, with the protein MSGADQPRRSTGSKIVRFALVGLVNTAIDLAGFFLLLKLHVPPLPANVVSWSIAVVFSFVANGFWSFERNQAIRLHDAFLRFVSLGALISLGVSSLSIALFAGIAGVWPAKVVGVIVAAVLNFLAARWSIEGRLLK; encoded by the coding sequence ATGAGTGGCGCCGACCAGCCCCGCCGTTCGACCGGCAGCAAGATCGTGCGCTTTGCCCTAGTCGGGCTGGTGAACACGGCCATCGACCTTGCCGGCTTTTTCCTGCTGCTCAAGCTGCATGTCCCGCCGCTGCCGGCCAACGTCGTCTCATGGTCGATCGCCGTCGTCTTCTCTTTCGTGGCCAATGGTTTCTGGTCGTTCGAACGCAACCAGGCCATCCGGCTGCATGACGCCTTCCTGCGCTTCGTCTCGCTTGGGGCGCTGATTTCGCTCGGCGTCTCCAGCCTGTCGATCGCGCTGTTCGCCGGCATTGCCGGCGTGTGGCCGGCGAAGGTCGTCGGTGTCATCGTGGCGGCGGTGCTGAATTTCCTTGCCGCGCGCTGGTCGATCGAAGGCCGGTTGCTGAAGTAG
- a CDS encoding AcrB/AcrD/AcrF multidrug efflux protein: MTGPVNAAGDTGFTALFIRRPVMAFVLNVLIAVAGLAAFYGVEIRELPDVDRAVVTVSTTFAGAAAETVDRELTDTIEGAVARVSGVKSISSSSSFGQSRVTIEFNDGVDLNVAASDVRDAVGRVANLMPDTADPPRIVKADANSDPVMRLAVTSDNMSIQDMTVVVQDQIEDELAAVPGVADVQVYGDRAKIFRIDVDQNKLASLGFTVADLRAALASVAFDSPAGSITTTNQDLIVRTTADVTTPEEFENIIIGGTTRIRDVATVTLGPDVGQTALRSDGKTGIGIGVIRQAESNPLDISTGVQAAVAKLQENLPKGMAIKITSDDAVFVKGAVHEVEIALGLSVTMVLIVIYIFLLDWRATLIPGLSMPVAMIGTIAAIYLAGFSVNILTLLAMVLATGLVVDDAIVVLENIVRRRNEGMGPRAAAVLGAQEVFFAVVATTLTLVAVFVPISFLPGQTGGLFREFGFVLAMSVLLSCVVALTLCPMLASRMLTSASLHHEGGHGIGARIGGALNAAYKRTLHACLDAPWIVVLVAVLFAGIAFTLFGTIRQELTPTEDRAAVLLRINAPQGVSLDYTTQQMQRIEKLIQPMRDSGEIRSTFENAGQNGSYNSGFMVMTLAPWNERSRSQQEIMAEISQLTKQVPSVRIYPVQPNSLGIRGAGNGLQFALVGNSRKALGDAAVKIIAEMQKDPRFQTPRLSIDPTQPQLAVAIDRERASDLGIDISGLADTMQAMLDGNDVVDVYIADRSYGVKLVSTTNPINDPTDLENVFLKTADGRFVPMSTIATLTERAVPPSLSREQQQPSVAITSNLSGNFALGDALSQAEEIATPFLPPGSRILPLAEAATLGETNSAMVTIFGFALVIILLVLAAQFESFVSAVIIMATVPLGLACAIFALLLSGTSLNAYSQIGLVLLVGVMAKNGILIVEFANQLRDRGLGVREAIEQASIIRLRPVMMTMICTILGGVPLVLAAGAGAEARVALGWVIVGGLGLATISTLFLTPVAYLLLGRFVTPKTHEETRLKRELEEAAYVGVEPAE, encoded by the coding sequence ATGACCGGCCCCGTCAACGCCGCCGGCGATACCGGCTTCACCGCGCTCTTCATCCGCAGGCCGGTCATGGCCTTCGTGCTCAACGTCCTCATCGCGGTTGCCGGCCTCGCAGCCTTCTACGGCGTCGAGATCCGCGAACTGCCGGACGTCGATCGTGCCGTGGTCACCGTCTCGACCACCTTCGCGGGGGCTGCCGCCGAAACCGTCGACCGCGAACTGACCGATACGATCGAGGGTGCGGTGGCCCGTGTCTCCGGCGTCAAGTCGATCTCGTCCTCTTCCTCCTTCGGCCAGAGCCGCGTCACCATCGAATTCAACGACGGCGTCGATCTCAACGTCGCCGCCTCCGATGTGCGCGATGCCGTCGGCCGCGTCGCCAACCTGATGCCGGACACCGCCGATCCGCCGCGCATCGTCAAGGCCGATGCCAATTCCGACCCGGTGATGCGGCTGGCGGTGACCTCGGACAACATGTCGATCCAGGACATGACCGTCGTGGTCCAGGACCAGATCGAGGACGAACTGGCCGCCGTACCCGGCGTCGCCGACGTCCAGGTCTATGGCGACCGCGCCAAGATCTTCCGCATCGACGTCGACCAGAACAAGCTCGCCAGCCTCGGCTTCACGGTCGCCGATCTCAGGGCAGCCCTGGCCTCCGTCGCTTTCGATTCCCCGGCTGGGTCGATCACCACCACCAACCAGGACCTGATCGTCCGCACGACCGCCGACGTAACCACGCCCGAGGAGTTCGAAAACATTATCATCGGCGGCACGACGCGCATCCGCGACGTCGCCACCGTCACGCTCGGCCCCGATGTCGGCCAGACCGCGCTGCGCTCGGATGGCAAGACCGGCATCGGCATCGGCGTCATCCGCCAGGCGGAATCGAACCCGCTGGACATCTCGACCGGCGTCCAGGCCGCCGTCGCCAAGCTGCAGGAAAACCTGCCCAAGGGCATGGCGATCAAGATCACCAGCGACGATGCCGTCTTCGTCAAGGGCGCGGTGCACGAGGTCGAGATCGCGCTCGGCCTGTCGGTGACGATGGTGCTGATCGTCATCTACATCTTCCTGCTCGACTGGCGTGCCACGCTGATCCCCGGCCTGTCGATGCCGGTCGCCATGATCGGCACCATCGCCGCCATTTATCTCGCCGGCTTCTCGGTCAACATCCTGACGCTGCTTGCCATGGTGCTGGCGACGGGCCTTGTCGTCGACGACGCCATCGTCGTTCTGGAAAACATCGTGCGACGACGCAATGAGGGCATGGGGCCACGCGCGGCCGCCGTGCTCGGCGCGCAGGAAGTGTTCTTCGCCGTCGTCGCCACGACGCTGACGCTGGTCGCCGTCTTCGTGCCGATCTCCTTCCTGCCCGGCCAGACCGGCGGTCTGTTCCGCGAATTCGGCTTCGTGCTTGCCATGTCGGTGCTGCTGTCCTGCGTGGTGGCGCTGACGTTATGCCCGATGCTCGCCTCGCGCATGCTGACCAGCGCCTCGCTCCATCACGAGGGCGGCCACGGCATCGGCGCCCGTATCGGCGGCGCCTTGAATGCCGCCTACAAGCGCACCCTGCACGCTTGCCTCGATGCGCCCTGGATCGTGGTTCTGGTCGCGGTGCTGTTTGCCGGCATCGCCTTCACCCTGTTCGGCACCATCCGCCAGGAACTGACGCCCACCGAGGACCGCGCGGCCGTGCTACTGCGCATCAATGCCCCACAAGGCGTCAGCCTCGACTACACGACGCAGCAGATGCAGAGGATCGAGAAGCTGATCCAGCCGATGCGCGATTCCGGCGAGATCCGCTCGACCTTCGAGAATGCCGGCCAGAACGGTTCCTACAATTCCGGCTTTATGGTGATGACGCTGGCGCCCTGGAACGAGCGCAGCCGCAGCCAGCAGGAGATCATGGCCGAGATCAGCCAGCTGACCAAGCAGGTGCCGAGCGTACGCATCTACCCGGTGCAGCCCAACAGCCTCGGCATCCGCGGCGCCGGCAACGGTTTGCAGTTCGCGCTGGTCGGCAACAGTCGCAAGGCGCTCGGCGACGCGGCGGTGAAGATCATCGCCGAGATGCAGAAGGATCCGCGCTTCCAGACGCCGCGCCTGTCGATCGACCCGACGCAACCGCAGCTGGCCGTCGCCATCGACCGCGAGCGTGCCTCCGACCTCGGCATCGACATATCAGGCCTCGCCGACACCATGCAGGCCATGCTCGACGGCAACGACGTCGTCGACGTCTACATCGCCGACCGCAGCTATGGCGTGAAGCTGGTCTCGACCACCAATCCGATCAACGATCCGACCGATCTGGAAAATGTCTTCCTGAAGACTGCCGATGGCCGCTTCGTGCCGATGTCGACCATCGCCACGCTGACCGAGCGCGCCGTGCCGCCGTCGCTGTCGCGTGAGCAGCAGCAGCCGTCGGTGGCCATCACCTCCAACCTTTCAGGCAATTTCGCGCTTGGTGATGCGCTGAGCCAAGCCGAGGAGATCGCCACGCCGTTCCTGCCGCCGGGCAGCCGCATCCTGCCGCTGGCCGAGGCCGCGACGCTGGGCGAAACCAACAGCGCCATGGTCACCATCTTCGGCTTCGCGCTGGTCATCATCCTGCTGGTGCTGGCCGCCCAGTTCGAAAGTTTCGTCAGCGCCGTCATCATCATGGCAACGGTGCCGCTTGGTTTGGCCTGCGCCATCTTCGCGCTGCTGCTGTCCGGCACCAGCCTCAACGCCTACAGCCAGATCGGTCTTGTGCTTCTGGTCGGCGTCATGGCCAAGAACGGCATCCTGATCGTCGAATTCGCCAACCAGTTGCGCGACCGCGGGCTCGGTGTGCGCGAGGCGATCGAGCAGGCCTCGATCATCCGCCTACGGCCGGTGATGATGACGATGATCTGCACCATCCTTGGCGGCGTGCCGCTGGTGCTGGCCGCCGGCGCGGGTGCCGAGGCACGCGTGGCGCTCGGCTGGGTCATCGTCGGCGGGCTGGGGCTGGCCACCATATCGACACTGTTCCTGACGCCAGTCGCCTATCTCCTGCTTGGCCGCTTCGTCACCCCGAAGACCCATGAGGAGACACGCCTCAAGCGCGAGCTCGAGGAAGCCGCTTACGTCGGTGTGGAGCCCGCGGAGTAG
- a CDS encoding transcriptional regulator, with protein sequence MISSIAELIADRIGTMPAGERRAAQTLIASYPMIGLKTVAEFSAAAGVSSPTILRFVARLGFQNYPEFQSSLQDELAAQLQSPAIRTLNPPSPGGGTVSPMLEATLDNMRETFRHLSDKQLADIAARLADRRGKTFLIGGRFTDPLARYMAAHLAVIQPDVFHLAGQESMWRDRLIDMGKRDVLVIFDIRRYQDSLVRFAEKAHQRGVQIVLFTDQWLSPIARFARHVIAGRTAVPSAWDSSAALFVVAETLIGAVTRQLEADGARRIREMEGLR encoded by the coding sequence ATGATTTCCAGCATTGCCGAACTGATCGCCGACCGCATCGGCACGATGCCGGCCGGCGAACGGCGCGCTGCGCAGACGCTGATTGCCAGCTATCCGATGATCGGCCTGAAGACGGTCGCCGAATTCTCGGCCGCGGCCGGCGTCTCCTCGCCGACGATCCTTCGTTTCGTGGCCCGGCTCGGCTTCCAGAACTATCCGGAATTCCAGTCGAGCCTGCAGGACGAACTGGCGGCGCAGCTGCAGTCGCCGGCGATACGCACGCTCAACCCGCCCTCGCCCGGTGGTGGCACGGTCTCGCCGATGCTGGAAGCGACGCTCGACAATATGCGCGAAACCTTCCGCCACCTCTCCGACAAGCAGCTTGCGGACATCGCCGCGCGGCTTGCCGACCGGCGTGGCAAGACGTTCCTGATCGGCGGCCGTTTCACCGATCCGCTGGCGCGTTACATGGCCGCCCACCTCGCTGTCATCCAGCCAGATGTCTTTCACCTGGCCGGCCAGGAGAGCATGTGGCGCGACAGGCTGATCGACATGGGCAAGCGCGACGTGCTGGTGATCTTCGACATCAGGCGCTACCAGGACAGTCTCGTCCGCTTCGCCGAGAAGGCGCATCAGCGCGGCGTCCAGATCGTGCTGTTCACCGACCAGTGGCTGTCGCCGATCGCCCGGTTTGCTCGCCACGTCATCGCCGGACGAACCGCGGTGCCGTCGGCATGGGATTCCTCGGCCGCGCTTTTCGTCGTCGCCGAAACGCTGATTGGCGCCGTCACCAGACAGCTCGAGGCCGACGGCGCCCGCCGCATCCGCGAAATGGAAGGCCTGCGTTAG
- a CDS encoding YdjC family protein, giving the protein MTRRIRLIADDYGLAPGVSAGILDLLDRGRLTGTSCMTGFPEWPDAAARIKLLCGRAAVGLHLTLTDQPATTGQSSLAPEGRLPPLRSLALPVLRGNIDERDVHAELDAQYSRFVEALGRQPDFIDGHQHVHFLPVVRKWLRAHFSEAGGRPALRGAPALGNAAVAPKVAAIAAVAAGFNRSMARAGFTLFAPLTGIYDWRQPERFEPVLQAAVEALPERGLFMCHPGHVDETLRARDPMQGVREVEYAALASDAFGASLARAGVEIMDGKG; this is encoded by the coding sequence ATGACGCGGCGCATCCGCCTGATCGCCGACGACTATGGCCTGGCACCCGGCGTCTCCGCCGGAATTCTCGACCTGCTCGATCGCGGCCGGCTGACCGGCACCAGTTGCATGACCGGCTTTCCGGAATGGCCGGATGCGGCGGCGCGTATAAAGCTGCTGTGCGGCCGTGCCGCGGTCGGGCTGCACCTGACCCTCACCGACCAGCCGGCCACCACCGGCCAATCGAGCCTGGCGCCGGAAGGCCGGCTGCCGCCGCTGCGTTCCTTGGCACTGCCGGTCCTGCGCGGAAACATTGACGAGCGGGATGTCCATGCCGAGCTCGACGCGCAGTACAGCCGCTTCGTCGAAGCGCTTGGCCGCCAACCTGACTTCATAGACGGGCACCAGCACGTGCATTTCCTGCCTGTCGTGCGCAAATGGCTGCGGGCGCATTTTTCCGAAGCTGGCGGCAGGCCGGCGCTGCGCGGTGCGCCGGCGCTGGGCAATGCCGCCGTGGCGCCGAAAGTCGCGGCAATCGCTGCCGTGGCTGCCGGCTTCAACCGCTCGATGGCCCGCGCCGGGTTCACCCTTTTCGCGCCGCTGACCGGTATCTATGACTGGCGGCAACCCGAACGGTTCGAGCCGGTTCTGCAGGCCGCTGTCGAGGCGCTGCCGGAACGAGGCCTGTTCATGTGCCACCCCGGCCATGTCGACGAGACGCTGCGGGCGCGCGACCCGATGCAAGGCGTGCGCGAGGTGGAATACGCGGCGCTGGCTTCGGACGCGTTCGGTGCGAGCCTCGCCCGCGCCGGCGTCGAGATCATGGACGGCAAGGGATGA
- a CDS encoding RND family efflux transporter MFP subunit, translated as MPSWKQIVLAFVIVVAAAAAWARFYPGAPQVLARWGIDWAYGATPPVKDTAAAGSRRAARNGAQIATIVAAPAGSATINDRLQAIGTGRANASVTVNPYSSGRLAELLVESGSHVDKGQVIATLDSETEIIAQDRAKLALQDAQSKLDRVKSLRASNAATPVAVADAEVVLAGAKLALQDAELALQRRSILAPISGTVGILPISAGNYVTNQSAIATLDDRSSILVDFQVPERFAAAVRVGAQLTATPIANPSNAYTGTVSAIDNHIDEKSRTLLVKAKIANPADSLRAGISFSITMKFPGETYPAVSPLAILWGSDGAYVWQIEDGKAKRVPVRIIQRNTETVLIDAEIDSGDMLVTEGTQSVSEGGEVRIAGEEQHSANTAEGS; from the coding sequence ATGCCGAGTTGGAAGCAGATTGTCCTTGCGTTCGTGATCGTGGTCGCCGCCGCGGCTGCGTGGGCGCGCTTCTACCCCGGTGCTCCGCAAGTGCTGGCGCGCTGGGGCATCGACTGGGCCTATGGCGCGACACCTCCAGTAAAGGACACGGCGGCGGCTGGCTCCCGGCGAGCGGCGCGTAATGGCGCCCAGATTGCCACCATCGTCGCCGCGCCGGCCGGCAGCGCGACCATCAACGACCGCTTGCAGGCGATCGGCACCGGCCGCGCCAACGCCTCGGTGACCGTCAATCCCTACAGTTCCGGCCGCCTTGCCGAATTGCTGGTCGAATCCGGCAGCCATGTCGACAAGGGACAGGTCATCGCGACGCTCGATTCCGAAACCGAAATCATCGCGCAGGACCGGGCCAAGCTCGCCTTGCAGGACGCGCAGTCCAAGCTTGACCGCGTCAAGTCGCTGCGCGCCTCCAATGCCGCAACGCCTGTCGCCGTTGCCGACGCCGAGGTGGTGCTGGCAGGCGCGAAGCTGGCGCTGCAGGATGCAGAACTTGCGTTGCAGCGCCGCTCGATTCTGGCGCCGATATCGGGCACTGTCGGCATCCTGCCGATCTCCGCCGGCAACTATGTAACCAACCAGTCGGCGATCGCCACGCTCGATGACCGCTCCTCGATCCTGGTCGATTTCCAGGTGCCGGAGCGCTTCGCCGCCGCCGTCAGGGTCGGCGCGCAGCTGACGGCGACGCCGATCGCAAATCCGAGCAACGCCTATACCGGCACGGTGTCGGCCATCGACAACCATATCGACGAGAAAAGCCGCACGCTGCTGGTCAAGGCCAAGATCGCCAATCCCGCCGATTCGCTGCGCGCCGGCATATCGTTTTCCATCACCATGAAATTCCCCGGCGAAACCTATCCGGCCGTCAGCCCGCTGGCGATCCTGTGGGGGTCGGACGGCGCCTATGTCTGGCAGATCGAGGACGGCAAGGCCAAACGCGTGCCGGTGCGTATCATCCAGCGCAACACAGAGACCGTGCTGATCGACGCCGAGATCGACAGCGGCGACATGCTGGTCACCGAAGGCACGCAGAGCGTCAGCGAGGGTGGCGAGGTCCGCATCGCCGGCGAGGAGCAGCATTCCGCCAACACCGCCGAAGGCTCATGA
- a CDS encoding N-formylglutamate amidohydrolase, with protein MLTCDHASNFLPAEFGTLGLAAEDLSRHIAWDPGALPVALRMAEALDATLVETRISRLVIDCNRPLDAPDLVPPVSETTAIPGNTGLSEKQRAARVALSWQPFHAAIEQIVDGRLARGQETRLVSVHSFTPVYKGRNRPWHIGIIHDDDQRLASPLISALKRLAGVTVGVNEPYSPADRVYFTLERHARSRGLPCAMIEIRNDEIAGEAGQRKWADLLTGIFSDLEPEEAKGSRQRAMGKSVQSAS; from the coding sequence GTGCTGACCTGCGACCACGCTTCCAATTTCCTGCCCGCCGAATTCGGAACGTTGGGCCTTGCCGCCGAGGACCTGTCCCGCCACATCGCCTGGGACCCAGGCGCGCTGCCGGTTGCGTTGCGCATGGCCGAGGCGCTCGACGCGACGCTGGTTGAAACCCGCATTTCTCGCCTTGTCATCGACTGCAACCGACCGCTCGACGCGCCAGACCTGGTGCCGCCGGTCAGCGAGACCACGGCGATACCGGGCAATACCGGGCTGTCGGAAAAGCAGCGCGCGGCGCGCGTTGCACTTTCGTGGCAGCCGTTTCATGCAGCCATCGAGCAGATTGTCGACGGCAGGCTGGCGCGCGGGCAGGAGACCCGCCTGGTTTCAGTGCACTCCTTCACCCCGGTCTACAAGGGCCGCAACCGGCCCTGGCATATCGGCATCATCCACGATGACGATCAGCGGCTGGCGTCGCCGCTGATATCGGCGCTGAAGCGGCTTGCCGGCGTCACCGTCGGCGTCAACGAACCCTATTCGCCGGCCGACCGCGTCTATTTCACGCTGGAACGGCATGCGCGCTCGCGCGGGCTGCCCTGCGCGATGATCGAAATCCGCAACGACGAAATCGCCGGCGAAGCCGGGCAGCGGAAATGGGCGGATCTGCTCACGGGCATTTTTTCGGATCTGGAGCCGGAGGAGGCCAAGGGCTCTCGACAACGCGCAATGGGAAAGTCAGTTCAATCGGCCAGCTAA